The sequence CGCTACCATTTATGCAAATTGAGgaagctgcttcaggtggcaaatgCTGGATGGTGCGAAATGTGGAGGGCAGAACTGTGTGTTCCATATGGCCTGCCCTTTGCCTCCTGAGCTGGTTGTAGTTGATGTGTAGTTGAGGATTCTCTGGTATCAAAGTAATGTTAAGCTGCCAGTTTTATCAGCAGCTGAGTGTGgtattgtggggtgggggcaccatcttattcaggcttcctcaacctcggccctccagatgtttttggcctacaactcccatgatccctagctaggaggaccagtggttagggatgatgggagttgtagtctcaaaacatctggagggctgaggttaagGAAGCCAGATCTTATTCCTCATTTCAGGCAGCAAAAGGTTTTCAGTCAGATCTGATCATTCTATCATGGTCTTGAGAATCTCTGGGGTTGGAGGAAGGAAGGTATAGggtccagaagcagcagcagcactgaatCTCAGTCTTGTTATCCTTAGATTTGGGAAatgggccataactcagtggtaatCTGTTTTGcacttcagaaggtcccaggctcaatacATTTAGATAAGTGCAAGTTTCAAAGAATAGTTGTGTTGTGGTTTGTTTATTGTTCCTGAAAGTGCAAATGTGATCGATTTGGCTTTAACTGTAcactgaaatgaatttctcctcTTCACTATCAGTGACATCATGTTCTAATTGCAGAGGAGTCCATGTGACTCATCTCCTGGGTTTAGTTTTCTGAACATATTTTAGCCATCCAGTCCAGCCGGACCACATATCACTGAGACATCTAACCCATACAGTGCTGTTAGGCAATCATCAATTCTCTGCGCAAAAGCCACAGAATCTGAATGTAACATGAACCTGTGAGCTATTTTGATCTGCTCCTGGCCAGCCTACCAATTGGTTGCATTTATAATAAGGTGTATAAATGGGGGCGGTGGGATTGCAATCATTTATTGTTTAACAATTCAGATATAATTGTTTTGCAGGACTACATCTGCAAGGATGGAAAATGGGAATCACACTGTAGTGAAAGAATTTGTTATCCAGGGGTTGTCACAGCTCTGGGAGATGCAGCTGTTCCTCTGTGTTCTCCTCCTGCTCTTCTACATTATCATCCTACCTGCAAACTTTGTCATCATTGTGACAATCTGTAAGGACCCCCATCTGGGATCCCCCATGTTTTTCTTCTTAGCCAACCTGGCCTTCTTGGACATCTGCTACAGCTGTGTCACCCCACCAAAGCTCATGGCTAACATATTCTCTGGTCGCAGGACTATATCATACCAGGGATGTATCACTCAGatttttttcattcattttcttggTGCAGCTGAGATGTTCCTTCTCATTGCCATGGCCATTGACCGGTATGTGGCCATCTGCCAGCCACTGCGCTATGCTACTATGGTGACCCAAGTAGTCTGCTGGGGTATGTTGGTATGTTCATGGGTTGGAGGATTCCTGCACTCCATAATCCAGGTCATTCTCATCATCCCTCTGCCATTCTGTGGCCCCAATGAGCTCGACAACTACTTCTGTGATGTCACCCAGTTCATTAGGCTGGCTTGCACCAACACTTACACATTGGAATTTTTCATGTTTGTTAGCAGTGGCCTGGTAAGTGCTGCATGtttcatcctcctcctcatctcttaTGGGGCCCTGCTTATAAAGGTGAGGACAAGCTCAAACCATGGAAAGAACAAAGCCTCCTCTACGTGCATCACCCACATCATCATTGCCTGCATTATGTTTGGTCCAGCCATCTACATCAACTGCCACCCCTTCCAGGACTATCCCTTTGACAAGGTGGTGGCCTTTTTCCACACCATGGTCTTCCCTCTGATGAACCCCATGATCTATACACTGAGGAACAAGGAGATAAAAGCTGCTATGTGGAAActgatgaagaaataaagaaattattGATTtcacaatcagtccctcttcccaagaTTCATGGTGCACAGGGTTCTCATGGATGTGTAGATCTTATGCAAATAGGGTAGACATCATCGCTTTCTGACACTCCAATGAATGTATATTGGGGAACATGGATACTATTTCGTGTTCCTTGGATGAACCATGGTATTTACATGACAAAAATCATATTaatataaaatcataaaaatCATATATAAATATTTCCAAATAAAAAACACCCTTTTTTCACTGAGAAAGCAAAacctttataaaaataaaaaataattaaaaaagcaaTAGAACTCTTGGTGTTTTGGTCATTGTTCTCAAATATGTGTCTCCTTTGGGGAATGTAGCATAGGAGAAAATCCATAGCCTGTGTACTGCCCCCAGAAAATCATCATGGCACCCCCACCTTACCATACTTTCCTAAGCATGTTTATGCAAATATATTTACTTCCCAATAAGTGTAGTTAGGATTGCAAAATGGGGTTGTCAGCCACAAGCTTCCACTCAACATCCTTGAAGTAGCCTTGAAGtattgaaaataaatgaaaaagaagTTTGGTTTTTAATAAGGCCCTTGGGAGCCTGTGGAAGGGTTGTACCCAAGGGCCCAGCTTATCCTTTGATACACACCTCCTCACCTTCAGCTCTCCCAGGGCCAGAAGTAATATAGCTAGGGAGGATGAGGAGACCTGTCGCTGCCTCAAGGGCTGTCATACACTTAGTGGCAGCAGGGGGTAAGTGACAGCTGCATCTTCACACTTCAGCCTACTCTGTCTCCCATcatactccttccttccttccttccttccttccttccttccttcttcaagAAAGCAAGAGGAGCGATAAAGGAATAGGGTGAGGGAGCTGAAGTGGCTGTATTCACTCCTGTAGCCACAAGGTCTTTGATGGGATGGGCAAGGTTGTGAATTCTCTCTGCTACCAATAGTGAAGTGGTACAGAGGCCACAGAGTCAATCCCTGGGTTCTCCAGGTAGGGAAGACTcctgtctaaaatcctggagagcaactgCAGTCAGTGCAGATAACACCAAGCTAGATAGATGAATGGTCTCActcggtataagacagcttcctatgttctttatgttcctgtgttcctgtgttcttatgttctttatcTAAACTGTTTTTCTCTCGTTAGTAGTTTAAAAGGAAACATACATTCATTGTTTTCTATGTTGCAAAAGATAGTCTAAAACTTGCATACATTTTAATGAGAGAAGAACAATCATACCTTTTCTCTTGGAGGGACCGGATTTCAGAAAAAGAAAGGCAATATGTTGAGGTCCCTCTTCTGGAAAACTCATGTGTCTGCATATTTTCTACTTCACAGGTCCATAATGTGGGTATCTGAGAGAGAGCCTTTATGTATGTGTATCTATTTCCTATGTTTATTCAGTCCCATTATTTATACATGGAATGGAATGTAAGGTTCAgcatatttgctttatttacaaatatccAAGCAAAGAATGATGGAAGCAAGCAGGCACTCCTAAAGCAGGGAATAAATCTTCAGAGAACAACTTCTGTACTCAACTCCCTTTAGGCACTATAAGCACAGGATCTCTCTAATCAAATATTTTTGCTCGTTCTCTCTACCCACTCCTGCCCACAGCTGGATATTTCTTATCTCTTCCTGATCTGATGGGTATCTAATTCAAAAGATGTATATATCTCATATATATTgcccagaggagagagagagagagtttgttaCACACTGAGCACTCAGCCTAAACTATTAGCACACCAGTAACCTAACAAGGAGGACATTAGTAGCCAATCATAACATTATTTCTACTGCATTAAGTTGAGCAGCAAGTGAAAGAGCACTAAAATATGAAATGCACAGATGAGCCTCAAACTGATGCTTATTAAATAGAAATTTCACCACtctatttttctcattttttatttcagtcaatGACCAGTAGAGAATAACCCTCCTTGCAATTCTTTCACTAGAACAGGGAGGGAAAACCTGTGGTCCTTTTGGTGTTGCTGGGCTTCATCAAGGCCCAGACAGTATGGACAATGGCCAGAGACTATGTTGTTGGCATTTGGAGGTGAATTCTCAGCAGAAGCTGAACTGAATACTGAACCCCTCTTGGAGAAGCATGCTTTCCCCCAGATATAATCACACTGAAACTCTGCTTTTAGGAAAACAAGGAAGCCAGTGTTTATTAGAGGAAATGCATGTTTGGTAAAAAAGAGATTACCAAGCTTTAGTCAAGAAAGTGCATCTATTCCTGGCACTTTGAAAACTATACCAGTATGATAAACTTCTTTTCAATTGAAATTGACTTTTCATTTGCCTTTTGAAAAAGCAGCAGCTGGACAAGATACCCAAACGATAACTGGACCACTGGTTTCTTACAAACCAGCCAATCAATGGGCTGTATGCACTGTTTATATAACCTTGAGATgaaagaggggagaggggaaacccaccttgtagatttttcctgtTTAACATCTTCATCATTATTTGACTGCAGAGCTATGCACTCTAAAAATGGAACAATGGAACCATACAGTAGTGGAGATGGAACAACTGAACTATACAGTAGTGGCAGAGTTTGTTCTCCAGGGATTATCACAGATCTGGGAGCTGCAGCTGTTCCTCTGTTGTCTCCTCCTGCTCTTCTATGTCATCATCCTACCTGGGAACATCCTGATCATTGTGACCATTTTGAAATATTCCCATCTGGGATCCCCCATGTTTTTCTTCTTGGCCAATTTGGCTTTGATGGACATCTGCTACAGCTGTGTCATCCCTCCAAAGATGATAGCCAACGTCTTGGCTGGCTGCAGAACCATCTCCTACAGGGGCTGCATTGCGCAGCTTTTCTTCATTCATTTTCTGGGTGGGGCCGAGATCAACCTCCTTATTGCCATGGCTGTGGATCGGTATGTAGCCATCTGCCACCCACTGCACTATGCCACTGTGATGACCAGAGTGGTTTGCTGGATGTTAGTTGTAGGTTCATGGGCAGGAGGATTCATACATTCTATAATCCAGGTGATTCTCATCATACCACTTCCTTTCTGTGGCCCCAATGAACTGGACAATTTCTTTTGCGACATCACCCAGATCATCAAGCTGGCTTGCACCAACACTTATGCATTAGAATTTGTCATGTTTGTTAACAGTGGTCTGGTCACTACTGGATGTttcatcctcctcctcatttcataTGGGGCTTTGCTGGTCAAGGTGAGGACAGGCTCTGGTCAAGGGAAGAGCAAAGCCTCCTCTACGTGCATCACCCACATCATCATTGTCTTCATCATGTTTGGTCCGGCTATCTACATCTACTGCCGCCCCTTCCAAGATTTCCCCTTTGACAAGATAGTGGCTTTTTTCCACACTGTGGTCTTCCCTTTGATGAACCCCACGATCTACACACTCAGGAACAAGGAGATCAAAGTTGCTATGTGGAGACTGATGATGAAGTATAAAATTTAGGCAGATATCTGAAAGGAAAATAGAGTGTAGTGCTTCAGTGATCACTTTATGTTTTACTTTATCATCCCAGTTTCTTGGACTAATGTTGTAGTAACACAGTAGTGTATTTATAGTGAGTGCATATCATCAAAGGTaaattttaaagtttatttgaAATGAAGTATTTCTATGAAATAAAGTGATATAAGTGAGTGAAATTGATTTTCAACACTGTAGTCTAATTAACTGTGTAGTAAAGCTAGCACATATTTTTTAATAACTTTGGAATAACTTGCCAAAACCAATCTTCATGCTGGAAAATGTTAGCTATTTTTGAGTCATTCAGATTTGTGCTGCAGTTTCACCCCCAAACCTTTGTAGTAAAATAGACTCCTTAAACAAAACTTGAAGATGAATCTTTACTTGTTAGGATGGCAACAACTGAACAAGctgtattatttatatattgaGTTCAATACAATTTATTTCTCTCCCTTGAGCCCAAGGGAGGGTTTGGTCTTCTTGTTCCAAAAATACAGACTTTCATAGCAATGCATAAATCGTTAGTCCATTACATGCCTGTCTTCATAATTTTTTCTTGACTGAGCCTGCTTGAAGTCTTCACACTCCCATgttctcaggcaacaaaatgacaGCAAACACCCCCATCCtcacatttcacacacacacacacacacacacacacacacacacacacacactttttaaaggcAGTTAACAAGTTAAAAAGGCAATACAATTTATGCTTTGTAAAATCCATTTTCTTTGTAAAATACAGTACAAAACTAACAGGAAACACTTCAAGCACATTTGTTTCCTTCACATCTTCCTACTTACACACACTTCcaagtgttggaaatgttgaGAACATTCTCCTAATAATGACGAGTATTTGTAATAAGTTATCAACTTTTGTTCCAATCATTAGACATTCTAGGAATATTCAAGTGTAATCTATGGAGCAGAGGTGGGTACGTTGTGACCCTcaagacattgctggactccaactcccatcattcctgaccaatggccatgctggctgaagctgatgggagttggtgtccagtGACATATTTAGGGTTTATGTGCCCAAGCCTCCTATAGAGGAACCCTGTATTATTAAAATtgcacagaaaacaaaaaaaaaaacctgatacATTTCTGTGCAATCCAAACTCATGATCTACCTATATTGAATGCCCTGATATTCTTTTACCATATAGCTgtgagtttgcatttcttagtacagaaagtattgatctgatatgtagagatctttcttattctaattaattcaagatggtttctggaagcttctctgtgtgaaagaaacaagcagaaggttcatgatgtttggattattccttcagagaagctgaacctgggtttcactttcctttctgtctttctttccttttggtgtggtgttctgtacatagtatgcttagtgttaaggtttagacttattataatttattataagtttaagttaagtctgctgcaactagagttcttatggacagtgccagtcctgaatgtattggatttgtgaccattgtgCTACTTTGCCTTcaatagcagtaaagctctgctggatgaaatacaattgcctcttgTCTATTTACTGGGAATCCTACAATTCTacaagtttttactctgctaactatacattggagttctgctctgggtgatattgagtagaatttcatgacaatAGCCAGTTTTACTATTTTTACTATTTTTACTATTTAACAGCACCACAAAGCCAAATTAGGCAACACTAATCTAAATAACCAATCACACAACTTCCCTGTAAGATATGGCTACATAAGATAtgacaattagaataagatctgttatttgattattgatgtaaatccccaaaatgtattttttattgttaagtttttacctctatcttcagtacattttattttaatgctttggctagtggctgatgcaaataaagattcttctgattctacATGAACATGTTGCAGTGCCAGTTAATAACTGGCATTCTGTCAACGTGGAAAAGAGCAAATTTCTCCACTGCTGATAAGAATCCAGAGCAGGCCTGACAGGATTTCAGAGCCCATCAAGCAAAAGCAGAGTCATCAAGAAAGGCAGGAGTCAAAGAGTGACAATCCAGCTAACAGTTgcagtcagtgccggatttacgtataagctaaacaagctatagcttagggtcccactctcttggggccctcaaaaaatgtaaaggaaaaaaacctggatgtacatttccaaaatataagataaaaaacaaataaaataaaacctacatagaggaaaagtgttttgtgttgtgtatggacctattaggtccataaattaccatatagcatgtattcaacacacacaaaacagcaacaatttgttgttgataaaggacagctagacatataaagggccccattaccttcagtagcttagggcctcatcaaaccaaaaTCTGGCCCTGGTTGCAGTAAGCTGATCAAAAGTAGATGAGAGAAATTAACAGTAATGCAACAATCATGTCTACCAAAGGAAGAGATTGTTCAGATAAAATGCTATCACAATCATGTCAGCAAAGCCAGGGATTATTCAGTATCTAGTGTTGATGGGCAAATGTTAACTCAGGGGTAGGAAACCTCTGTCCCATGGGTCAGTCTTGCCCCTCCCGGGAGTCCAAGATGACTCATGAGGCCATATTctgcaaaccacacccacctgtcatcatcTAATGTAATTGGGTGACATCACCTGATGGGTGGAACAGTGGGGTTCAATCCTGTTGGGGGTCTGCTTTGTCAGCACATTGCCTGAAGATTCAAAGGGCAGCACGAGCTGTTTGAAATCCCTGCTTTAAACAGCCCCATGCTACTTCCGAACCTCCAAAAACTGATAATTTATAGGACTTCCAAACTTCCCTGCATTGTACTTTGAAGTCCTGGCAGCTGAAGCTCCAAAGCTGACTTTTTAATAAAGTTCTTGATGCTAACTTTTTAATAAGGTccttgggaggcaatggaaggagCTGCTCCTAAGGGCCCTGGATGTCCTTGAATAGGCAACTTCTTCTCCCCACTTTTGGCTCTCCTAGGGCCAGAAGCCATATAACCATGGAGATGGATGAGGGAGCCTAGTGGTGCCTCAAGGACTGCTAGAAAATTAGGGAGGGCAATTGGGAACTGGTAAGAGGCAGCTTTCTCTCAATTCTACAGCCCTTTCCTTATCCTTCCTTGTTCTTCTGCAGCTCTTCTTAccccttcttttccttctcacttgttgttgttgtttagtcgtttagtcgtgtctgactcttcgtgaccccatggaccagagcacgccaggcactcctgtcttcccctggctcccccagtttggtcaaactcatgctggtagcttcaagaacactatccaaccatcttgtcctctgtcgtccccttctccctccttctcaCTAGTCACAACTAAAGAGGAAGGAAAGTAGATTGggccactggcggaggaatgaggtaaactgattattattttttttgctcctTTCTTTCTGCCACTGTAGCCCTTCAAGGAACaggcacattcccttctggacaaggACTTTCTGGACAAGCACCCACAACACTTTCACCCATACAGTATATGAGTATTGGCACCTcgtttttaaacaaaagaaagcatagatattggggggggggatacttgcATAAATATGAAAAGTGGGAGAAATACATAGAAAAATGTGTACAATGTACTTTTTTTAAGGAGAGTTCACATACTGGTGTGGAAATTGGGGAAATGAATTTAATACTGGTGAAATAAGCAtcagagaaagaaaaatcaacaGATCTATCCATTTCTAGGTTACCCAGAGCATAAGCATACAAGAGTGAAGATCTGATCAGGAAGGAAACTAGGGATCATTTTCTTCCCTTATAATGAGGAGCCCATTGGCTGTTGTTAGGTTGTATTGATGCAGGGTGTCTAAGAGCTGAACTGTCCTTGTTTCAAATGCTAGATTTGCTAAGTTATGCCATAGAGATCCTTGTGCTGTAGTTCCTATTGACTGAAATAACACACTTGTTTCTGGCTGAAATCACTACTAAGAAGGTTTGAATTCCACTAAGAGCTTGCCTCTTGCTTTGCCATTTCTGTGGACAGGACACATGGGTGCTGGAATCACACAAGAGTGATCCTGACCTGCTGTATTTATGAGCTAAAGCTGCAGAGACCAAATGGATCGACATGAGCCTTTTTCCTGCTCCCTGCTGCTTGAAGTACTGCAACACACTCAATTTTGGGGGGAATTGATCAGCGCTTCTTGCTGGCACTTGCTGGAATGGTATAACTTGCAAAACTCTCAACTTTTGCACCTGGGTGGAGCACACAAAAGAATAATCAACCGCACCACTGGAGTACCTGTGAGTAAGGCCAAGGAACACACTCTTTCATTACCACATCTAGACCTTGAGAGGAGTGGGAACGTTTGAAGTGGGTGGCAACTTTATGGTTTTGTCTATGTTAATTTATGGTTTTGTCTGTGTTACTagtgtcttagaatcatagagttggaagagaccacaagggccatcaagtccaaccccctgccaagcaggaaacaccatcagagcactcctgacatatggttgtcaagcctttgcttaaaaacctccaaagaaggagactccaccacactccttggcagcaaattccactgtcgaacagctcttactgtcaggaagttcttcctaatgtttaggtggaatcttctttcttgtcatttggatccattgctccatgtccgcttctctggagcagcagaaaacaacctttctccctcctctatgtgacatccttttatatatttgaacatggctatcatatcaccccttaacctcctcttctccaggctaaacatgcccagctcccttagccgttcctcataaggcatcgtttccaggcctttgaccattttggttgccctcctctggacacgttccagtttgtcagtgtccttcttgaactgtggtgcccagaactggacacagtactccaggtgaggtctgaccagagcagaatacagtggcactattacttcccttgatctagatgctatactcctattgatgcagcccagaattgcattggcttttttagctgccgcgtcacactgttggctcatgtcaagtttgtggtcaaccaagactcctagatccttttcacatgtagtgctctcaagccaggtgtcacccatcttgtatttgtgcctctcattttttttgcccaagtgcaatactttacatttctccctgttaaaattcatcttgtttgttttggcccagttctctaatctgtcaaggtcgttttgaagtgtgatcctgtcttgCTGCCATCACTTGCTGATTTATATAAATAGTGTTGTTTGGCAATACACAAACATGATCAGGTTTAAGAATTAAGGGCACTTATGATGGAGCTTTGAGGAAGGTGAGGGCTCATTTGCAGAGAGGAGAATAAATTTTACCAACAGATGGAAAGAGCATATAGTTTATGGATCCCACATTAGTTAACCTtcgctcttcctgatgtttctgaactacaactcctgtcctTCACTGATAAcatggctgatggaagttgtagtctaacaacatatggaggcCCACAGGTTGCCTAACCCTGAACTAATGATCCAAACtctctccatttttaaaatatgttctgGAGTTTTAAGAAGCATAAGATTTTGGAAGTTCTAAAACAGATTGTACAGGTCTCCTTATCTGCCAACTCACCCCTTCCTTTTCAATAAATGGCATCCCACAGAGATGTGCCACAACATCTACACTTCTCTGTGCAAAATTGAGTTGATCCAGACATAACTTAGAAGGTTCATCTTTTCTTGGCCAGCCTACTAACTGGCTGCATGTAGAGGAATGCATACAAGTGAGGGGGAGGGAATGCTGTGATTGTTTTCTATTTAATGtcttcatcattgttccacttcAAGGCTATAATCTGCAAGGATGGAAAATGGGACTCATACAGTAGTGGTCGAGTTTGTTCTCCAGGAAATATCAGAGATCTGGTTGGTGCAACTGTTTCTCTGTACCCTACTCCTGCTCTTCTATGCCATCATCCTACCTGGAAATGTCCTCATCATTATGACAATTAGGCATGACCCCCATTTGGGATCCCCCATGTTTTTCTTCTTGGCCAACCTGGCCTTCATGGACATCTGCTACAGCTGTGTCACAACTCCGAAGATCATAGCCAACTTCTTGGCTGGCTGCAGAACCATCTCCTACAGAGACTGCATGGCTCAGCtttttttcattcatttccttgGTGGGGCAGAGATCATTCTCCTTATTTCCATGGCTGTGGATCGCTATGTGGCCATCTGCCACCCAATGCACTATGTCACTGTGGTGACCAGAGTGGTTTGCTGGGCTATGCTGGTGTGTGCATGGGCTGCAGGTTTCATACACTCCATGATCCAGGTCATTCTCATTGCCCCACTGCCTTTTTGTGGCCCCAATGAGTTGGACAACTTCTTTTGTGACATAACCCAGATCATCAAGCTGGCTTGCACCAACACTAATACATTAGAGTTTGTCATGTTTGTTAACAGTGGTCTGGTCACTACTGGATGTttcatcctcctcctcatttcataTGTGGCCCTCCTTGTCAAGGTGAGGAAGGGCTCAAGCCAAGGGAAGAACAAAGCCTCCTCTACATGCATGACCCACATCATCATTATCTTCATTATGTTTGGCCCAGCTATCTATATCTATTGTCGTCCTTTCCAGGACCACCCGTTTGACAAGGTGGTGGCCTTTTTCCACACTGTGATCTTCCCTGTGATGAACCCCATGATCTACACACTGAGGAACAGGGAGATCAAAGTTGCTATGTGGAAACTGttgaaaaaaattcaaaatttCCAGACAAGTGAAAGATAACTATGGCATAGCATTGCAATACTTGCTTTTATTCTTATGCTTCCTTGCACTTAATCATTATTCGTTAGATTTCTTCCACACCCTTTGCTTAGTGAATTCCAGAGACGACAGTAGATTAACAatacatattttgaagagcaaagaagAGGACTCTAGAACAACTCTTATTTTAAATACCTCTGCTATATGttggctatagaagctgtgatacattgctgaggggggcaggaggagagaagaggaaagcaagtcttcaggcACCAGTTaagtctatgtctcatccagaaattATAGCCAAAGACATttttgcaaatttaaaaaatccatccGGACAGAAACTTTACCTCTAAAAAAGAGGACATggtctggaaaaagaggacacattggAATCCTAACTGAGTAGATAGATtcagaccatacatttaaagcacattcagcacACATCtacagcacatgacttcccccaaagaatcctgagaactgtagtttgttatggatgataggaactgtagatCTGTGAGGTGGAACTAGAGCTCCCAGGAAGCTACA comes from Podarcis raffonei isolate rPodRaf1 chromosome 13, rPodRaf1.pri, whole genome shotgun sequence and encodes:
- the LOC128399650 gene encoding olfactory receptor 4N5-like, whose translation is MEQWNHTVVEMEQLNYTVVAEFVLQGLSQIWELQLFLCCLLLLFYVIILPGNILIIVTILKYSHLGSPMFFFLANLALMDICYSCVIPPKMIANVLAGCRTISYRGCIAQLFFIHFLGGAEINLLIAMAVDRYVAICHPLHYATVMTRVVCWMLVVGSWAGGFIHSIIQVILIIPLPFCGPNELDNFFCDITQIIKLACTNTYALEFVMFVNSGLVTTGCFILLLISYGALLVKVRTGSGQGKSKASSTCITHIIIVFIMFGPAIYIYCRPFQDFPFDKIVAFFHTVVFPLMNPTIYTLRNKEIKVAMWRLMMKYKI
- the LOC128399901 gene encoding olfactory receptor 4N2-like, producing MENGTHTVVVEFVLQEISEIWLVQLFLCTLLLLFYAIILPGNVLIIMTIRHDPHLGSPMFFFLANLAFMDICYSCVTTPKIIANFLAGCRTISYRDCMAQLFFIHFLGGAEIILLISMAVDRYVAICHPMHYVTVVTRVVCWAMLVCAWAAGFIHSMIQVILIAPLPFCGPNELDNFFCDITQIIKLACTNTNTLEFVMFVNSGLVTTGCFILLLISYVALLVKVRKGSSQGKNKASSTCMTHIIIIFIMFGPAIYIYCRPFQDHPFDKVVAFFHTVIFPVMNPMIYTLRNREIKVAMWKLLKKIQNFQTSER
- the LOC128400024 gene encoding olfactory receptor 4N2-like; this encodes MENGNHTVVKEFVIQGLSQLWEMQLFLCVLLLLFYIIILPANFVIIVTICKDPHLGSPMFFFLANLAFLDICYSCVTPPKLMANIFSGRRTISYQGCITQIFFIHFLGAAEMFLLIAMAIDRYVAICQPLRYATMVTQVVCWGMLVCSWVGGFLHSIIQVILIIPLPFCGPNELDNYFCDVTQFIRLACTNTYTLEFFMFVSSGLVSAACFILLLISYGALLIKVRTSSNHGKNKASSTCITHIIIACIMFGPAIYINCHPFQDYPFDKVVAFFHTMVFPLMNPMIYTLRNKEIKAAMWKLMKK